The Chlorocebus sabaeus isolate Y175 chromosome 16, mChlSab1.0.hap1, whole genome shotgun sequence genome window below encodes:
- the GPR142 gene encoding LOW QUALITY PROTEIN: probable G-protein coupled receptor 142 (The sequence of the model RefSeq protein was modified relative to this genomic sequence to represent the inferred CDS: deleted 1 base in 1 codon), which translates to MSIMVLPMDHKIQWDPTSLQDITAVLGTEAYTEEDKSIVSHAQKSQHSWLSHSRWLRSPQVTWGSWDLQIRPSKGPGDSSSFCQAPCLGKDPGANNHLESQGVRGAAGDADRELRGPSGKATAGQPRVTLLPTPNGSGLSQEFESHWPEIPERSPCVAGVIPVIYYSVLLGLGLPVSLLTAVALGRLATRTRKPSYYYLLALTASDIIIQVVIVFAGFLLQGALLARQVPQVVVRMANILEFAANHASVWIAILLTVDRYTALCHPLHHRAASSPGRTRRAIAAVLSAALLTGIPFYWWLDVWRDADSPSTLDEVLKWAHCLTVYFIPCGVFLVTNSAIIHRLRRRGQSGLQPRVGKSTAILLGITTLFTLLWAPRVFVMLYHMYVAPVHRDWRVHLALDVANMVAMLNTAVNFGLYCFVSKTFRATVRQVIHDAYLPCTLASQPEGMAAKPVIEPPGLPKGAEV; encoded by the exons ATGAGTATTATGGTGTTGCCCATGGAT CACAAGATCCAGTGGGACCCCACTTCCCTGCAGGACATCACTGCTGTCCTGGGTACGGAAGCATATACTGAGGAAGACAAATCAATAGTGTCCCATGCACAGAAAAGCCAGCATTCTTGGCTCAGCCATTCCAGGTGGCTGAGGTCTCCACAGGTCACATGGGGAAGCTGGGACCTCCAAATAAGACCATCcaaggggccgggc GACTCCAGCAGTTTCTGCCAG GCTCCGTGTCTCGGGAAGGATCCTGGGGCAAATAACCACTTGGAGAGCCAAGGGGTGAGAGGTGCAGCTGGCGATGCTGACAGAGAGCTGCGGGGACCCTCAGGAAAAGCCACAG CTGGCCAGCCACGAGTGACCCTGCTGCCCACACCCAACGGCAGTGGgctgagccaggagtttgaaagccACTGGCCAGAGATCCCAGAGAGGTCCCCGTGTGTAGCTGGCGTCATCCCTGTCATCTACTACAGTGTCCTGCTGGGCCTGGGGCTGCCTG TCAGCCTCCTGACCGCAGTGGCCCTGGGCCGCCTTGCCACCAGGACCAGGAAGCCCTCCTACTACTACCTTCTGGCACTCACGGCCTCGGATATCATCATCCAGGTGGTCATCGTGTTCGCGGGCTTCCTCCTGCAGGGAGCCTTGCTGGCCCGCCAGGTGCCCCAGGTTGTGGTGCGCATGGCCAACATCCTGGAGTTTGCTGCCAACCACGCCTCAGTCTGGATCGCCATCCTGCTCACAGTTGACCGCTACACTGCCCTGTGCCACCCCCTGCACCATCGGGCCGCCTCGTCCCCAGGCCGGACCCGCCGGGCCATTGCTGCTGTCCTGAGTGCTGCCCTGTTGACCGGCATCCCCTTCTACTGGTGGCTGGACGTGTGGAGAGATGCCGACTCACCCAGCACTCTGGACGAGGTCCTCAAGTGGGCTCACTGTCTCACTGTCTATTTCATCCCTTGTGGTGTGTTCCTGGTCACCAACTCGGCCATCATCCACCGTCTACGGAGGAGGGGCCAGAGTGGGCTGCAGCCCCGGGTGGGCAAGAGCACAGCCATCCTCTTGGGCATCACCACACTGTTCACCCTCCTGTGGGCACCCCGGGTCTTTGTCATGCTCTACCACATGTATGTGGCCCCTGTCCACCGGGACTGGAGGGTCCACCTGGCCTTGgatgtggccaacatggtggccaTGCTCAACACGGCAGTCAACTTTGGCCTCTACTGCTTTGTCAGCAAGACTTTCCGGGCCACTGTCCGACAGGTCATCCACGATGCCTACCTGCCCTGCACTTTGGCATCACAACCAGAGGGCATGGCGGCAAAGCCTGTGATAGAGCCTCCGGGACTCCCCAAAGGGGCAGAAGTGTAG